From the genome of Solanum dulcamara chromosome 12, daSolDulc1.2, whole genome shotgun sequence:
gaggtccCCAAAAAAGTTGACGAAGGATGAGCCTCAATGAtacgcctgttgatgatctctggaaCCCATGTTTGCATATAAAATAATGTAGGttgaatgacatcagtacatgaaatgtaaagtatgtaatatgactgAATGAAACAACATTGCTGAACTAAAGTTTGAATATAACTCAAATGTGAcagattatgattatgaagtgaAAATTATCTAAAAGCTTACACAAATATAAATGCAATAaaagtaatttaaaataatgtaaCTTTACTTTCTTGGTGTGTTTCTTTCATCGACAACCACCACTATGAGATTCATGATGATTTGATATCTTGCCCATGTCATAGAGCCAACCCATAGCTTAACAAGATATCAGACAATCTTTAACTTATGGATTAATCATATGAGCCTTCAAAGAGGCAATGAAGAGTCGCCCGACTTTCGTGCAATTCTATCATGCTATGTCTATGTAATTTATGGGAATTGAGTGGTTTGAACTCTCGCCCAACTCTGTGCTCAATACTAATCCCAAAACATGCAATTAGATGCTCATACTAAGGTTGTGAGTAAAACTCAAAATGCTTCTTTTAGCTTTCTTATATCTGTAACTCATACGTCACATTCTTTCTCAAACTTATGCTTAGAATACTATTTATGCTCAATACTTTAACTCATTCATACTTGATAATATCATGCATAAAATCTGTAATGTATAGCTTTATGAACTCAAGTAATATAAGATTCTGAAACTCTTTTCTCGAATCAAGACACAAAAGATGTCATTCTATAACTTAAAACAATGCATGATAAAAGCATTGTAgatactcaactagggttcatataGATGCAAACATGAAAAACAAATTCAAGAGCATGAACTAATAAAAATGATCTCaatataaatagatatataaGGAACCCAACGTAAGATTGCATAATTtacttcaaaactcaatataagGGAGTTGAAACTCGAACTCAAACTCATACTGAATGAACAAAGATGTAGGGAACGAGGATGAATTTGGTCCAACTTTCtaattagccttacatacctggaagatcAATGATTTAAGCGAAACCTGAAGAACTTTGTTGAATCGCTTGGACCATAGATAttctccttctctccaattcttactctcaaaatattctaagtgttaatgagagaaaaggaTATTTGGGTATTGATAAGGActtattttagtcccaaaatgttaGGTTTTGATTTGGGAAAGATCAGAAAAGACAATTTTACCCCTTATTAAAATTGACCTTTGGTCGTCTACGAGTCTTTCTATGGATCGTAGAGTCTTCTACAAATCGTAGAATGTGGGGTCCAAAATTGGACATTCTGGAAATTGACTTTTTGGGTCTACGACCACCTTTCTACCATTCTTAGAACCTAAGATGGACCATGAAAGCACCTCGTAGATGTCCACTGAAGAATTGGGACTTAGGATCTACGAACTGTCCTATGATCCGTAGAACTTTATGGGTTGTAGGCCTTATTGTAGGACTTAGGTGCACATTCCAGTAGCCGTTGGAATGTTTCATTGGGTCTATGAAGAGatcctatgggtcgtaggatGGTTGACGGTTCGTAGAGTTGGCTCGTAGGAATGAGATTTGTGACTAGCTTGGGGACCCCTTCTATGATCATCTCCTACGAttcatagaaacttctacgggcCGTAGGACCCTTTCGCAGAAGAGTCCCAACTTAGGATAATTTCACTAAGTGTGGATGGGCTCTACGAGCCccacctatgactcgtagaactttctatgggtcataggtccCACTCATAACTCACTGGTCAGACCAAATTCCTCACTTTCTCATGGTTCTTTGGGAttgatctaagttagaatagtaCGGGGTATTACACATGTTTCATaagaaaacatatttcataatgtaAGTCATAGAAATTTAAAACCATTTTCAAAGGACACGAAGGTCCAAATGTAACATAACTATTTGTCTATCTACGAAGCCTCTAAGCATAACTGAATAGTGTTAATCATGACAAGGTCTCCGATACAccttaaaagaaaatatgacttCCTAAAATATGTAGACTAAGCCCTAGAAAATGAGAGAGGCTCACTAACAGTGGAAGATATGAAACCTAGCGAGCGGCTTGATCACGTGTCTGCATACCTGAGTCTACATCAATAAAAAATGGAACGCCCCTGGCAAAAGGGAAATAAGTACATATGGAATAGTATTGGATGTAAAATGTCATAATGAAACATAATGGTCGTATCAGATCAATAGAAGCATATAACATAGTCATAATCGTAACATATGAAGGTTAATCAAAAGATTGTAGTAAAGGGACAAATGGTAAGACTGTACTTACTTTTATTTAATGATAAATGGTTAAAAACAATTGTTCCAAATTGATCAATATAAAAAAGGTAAGCGTAATATTGTAAACCACATGGGAGGTTAGTGTTATAAAGCATAATATGTGGGGAGGTCTCTCAAATCATTCTTATTTTAAAGTGTTGACTATTATGCcttattagtatttttttatgtagtaatttctaaatatgtaaatttaatttcaaaaaatttaaaaattttatatcCAATTACACACCGAACATTAGTTAATTAAACCCTCGTATTCCTaatcaaataaaacaaattGAATTAGAAAAAATGTTTGTTTTGGATATTTCAAAAATCGAGTTGACTGATTTGATTTTAGTTTAGGTGAAAATAACCAAAATATAAACAATTTTTGTAATCCAATCATCAAATCAATGTTTGCGAAGGAAAATGATCATTAGAACTAATTTAACCTCAATACTAACTCTCGTAGAACCTCTTTTCATTTTGCAACAACCTGTGAAGGCGGAGATTGTATATAATCATATAAGGAAATTACTGCAATTTATTTCCTCAACCATGAACTCGAGAATAAGAATCTGCTTGACTTTAATaccatttgaaaatttgaacctTAGAGATAACTCAACCTAAAACATTAACTCAAGAGATGagaatcaatgaaaatcataagagaaacAATAACTCATTTTCTCAACCAACATGGGAGATAACAAAATTTACTACTACTATAATTTCGttccttatttattttaaattgaacTGAGGATCTATTGGAAGCAACatctctaccttcacaaggtcAAGTAAAAATTGTGTACACATAAACATCATTCGTTTTAAACCTatgtatgaaattataattGACTATATTCTTACTattgttattaattttaaatagaaTTTTCCATATATTCTCAAATTGCTATCTAGAAACATATTCAACCAAAATACCgagaaaatttcataaatagtcCCCCAACTATAGGAGTAGGTCTAAAGTGGTCTTTTAACTATATCGGATTTAGTCCTTTaactattcaaaaatttatcaGGTTTGGTCCCTTAACTATACACCCACCAGTTTTAGTCCCTTAACTATATACTTATTGATTTTAGTCCTTTAAGTATTTAAAAACTTGTCAAATTTGGTCTCTATCCattttttatacaaataacTTGGGTTCATCTTAACAGAATCCATGCCTTACTGAAACTAAATCCTTAAGCCATTTTTTTAGTTGTTTCTCTTCTCGTtactttttcttcaaattactcTTATGAAAATAACCTTAACCTTAacgattcaaaataaaattcacaaggaaaaaaaatagaagtcataattttattagataaaataaaatataatattgcTATTAATGACTTGAATAtgctaaaatttattataaaaagagaaaaatattaccCGTTAGGTGTGGGGAGAGatttatttatctttaataaaataaaatttttgcaatgagaataaaaattaaaatttcttttctcaCATGTTTTGATTCCACATTTTGCACTCCAACGACTTTATTGAAGGaagtttgtttaattttttcagAAGTTGAAATTTACAAAATGGTAGATTTGCAACTTTtttctttagttattttttaaaatagatcaattttattattatgttcattttattttacataGAGAAATTTGAATAATAAGATCAAATCTTTTATTGTTCTtttgtatgaaaaataaaattaaaaaaattcgcACTAATTATTAAATGTTAACCTCTAAAGAAGGGAACATAGCATATTCACGtcaatagaaaatattatatgtttCATTTTGTCCCCCATTGGCTAAAATTAGGATCATTTTTACTCATTTTcctcattaattttattttgaattgttgaagTTATTAGTCTTTTCATAAgagtaatttgaagaaaaagtaGCGAGGATAGATAAACAACTAAAAAAATGGGTTAAAATTTTAACTTCACGAAGAGTTTCTGTAATGACCAAATTGTCGTTAATTAGGAAAGGAGAATTCATAGGAAAACTATTCCAATCGGACCCCACCATCCTGTCAGAGCGGGAAATATCCTGCCATGGTGGCGCATCTCCTACGGAATTCTTGCCGCTAGAGCGGGAGGTCATGGGATAAAACTTAAGTCGTGAATTCTTATTTTTCCATCTTTTCCCTAAGTGCAAGGAAATGTCGAGGGTTACCCCCGAAACCCTCAAAAGGGTGCTCTAGGCTTGGAAAGGAGGGAGAAAGAGATTTCAGCATAGGAAGGATTCCAATAGGTGGAATTCAGGCCTACTTTCATCTGTCCGTCATATGGAAATTAGGATTGGAGCCATTATATCTCTTCTCTTGCTGTTTGGAGCCCAGATAAGCTAGGTTTCCTTCTCTGAGTAGTTTAAATTTGTGCCCATTACTTAGTTTAATGAAAATTAATGAGAGATTTCATGGTTAAGCCCTCGGGCATGGACTATGGGCAGAAAAATAGTTATCTTTAGTGATCAAATGTGTTGTGACATGGGTAGGCAAGAACTATCTAATGAATTAAGGGTAAGTGATGGTATTGTCTTCCTGTATTGTGTTATATGTGCTCGTATCTGCCTCAAATCGTATGTATATTGGTAAGGAGACGAGAAAGCATGAAATAAACCATATGAGCTAACATTTTAATGTAATTGTGTGCACGGTATCTGTGCTGGGTAATTGTGACTATTCATATCTACTTATTCTAACTGTTATTATAGATTGGTTGTGCTTGGAATCGGGTGTTACGTTCTAACATATTCTTAGATTGGGTTtcacgttctgacatattaCTGGATCGaatgtcatattctgacacatgATTGCATTGGGTGTCGCATTCTGGCACACCATTATTCTGAGTTTGGATCCCATGAGAGGATCAAGTCTGTGTGTTGATAGTTCCATGAGAGGGCCAATTGTTATCTGCCATTTTGTGGAATAGTATGCTTACATATATAGAGGCTGAGGTGTTGATATTACTGTAAACAATCCTACCTGTTCGGTGATGGATTCAGGTTTAGGATTTGGTGGAAGTATAGTACCATCTGGGGGTACGAGTGTGTAATTTAGGTGATAAGGTAGTAGTGTCGGTAATATCCTATGAAGATCTGTGATAAGTCTCATATTTACAAAACTGTCAACTCTCAAAATAGTGGattaatgtaacaccccttaaaaacgttgtatatgatgttccaatctcgatgaaaatgatacaacttttatattttgggcataactttccATAAGATGGTCCAAactaggtgattcaaatttctgaataaccctaacatcattacctacaacttttattttaagtttcggaggttaagtaggtcaaataaattaattgttgtaagatatgttgcaagacatggtgctgtaatgaaatgaagtatttgtagaagaaaaattatttttcactgTAGGGTGCTCCAAATAGATTTATTCTTAAATGACATGAAATTAGACTTCTAGAGCaaaaattcatatgaagacaccaaatcctaatgtggaagttatcttattcaaatgcagctccgacaacgggtattctgttaaaaaaggtttatctcaccaaccatcGAAAGATCTATATCCATTTcatatcacccatgacatcaatagtcctccatttgacatcagtCATGACATGAAAatcttctattaaatttttagatttctttataattattttaattattgttaggtcactctttcacacctataaatacccatcttatttcatcattttgttaatcaagctttctcaagcaacttttctctctatacacttctttagtaattctcaaaatatagttttagttctttaGTAGTGTAAAATTACTaatccggtgattcatatactccgagtagtacataaaatgctccgtcgaagagaaaatgctaggattcaagaatTTTCATTAAATCCTTCAATTCTGAGAAACGCTTCGGATTCCATATATATAAGGATTCAATGAAAGTATACCTTcaactctcatgcctaaagtattttgattatgtgataaattatatttattttctttaagttttactttaagttatgtggatgtttatccatgggttcttccacccatgcagtccaaaaatcttttaattaaatctcttgatttcaaataagattttcttatgggtaattcttatttttacttaatagcatgaatcatggttaaactaatgattattggtctattttgatgcaacgtGATTTCAtttgtatgaattgatggtttgtaactaatttctctatttatctctttaaaggttcttgaaattcatggtgggctGTTTGAagcatgaattttaattaatggatttcaaaatatttatgcacattcatttacatacatgtttgcaagttgaagtgatttgaacccacctagttttactatattttcaatgaagtttgacttaaaatttttgactccaaatgaatatttatgaaagcaatagctatgataaaaagggagtcttatgaaatgaaagaatgatgaaatgatatgaatgatggattctttatgcaataagaataatttttgcatatttgaattaccaaaggttttaatgagctattctaccgaatatgatgttttgaactCTCAAactatatactatgactattttgaagtattaaactattccgtgagATTGAATTAGCACCAAATAGGTCATTGAgatgggattcggtaagggaattctagtagcaaccctttgtctcattaactatgtgccaacataggagtcctTGTAGGCTTAGTCTAATGGATccacttttgcctacatgatatcaccatatagagACCAATGCTCcttctcgttctcctccacgtggctagttgagatttcatttgaagactatttttggtgagttccaaTGTTTCAGaataatactcatttatctttttAGGTTATTATATGTtaagatctttagacacttactatgacatttctttctattatgattgagggtgggctatagacttgtcttagccccgttaaatctaaaagttagagatattgttggacatatataagttaaaatttcctattatgattttcgcttgtttatttattgtcattacctatgaaaaaatgctaaaagaaatgctaagaggcttgtttgaggtacttttgggtacctcattcgccatgtcacgtctaggccatAGGCTTGGGTCGTAATAATTATTGTGAGTTCCAAGCGTCTTTTGTAAATATGATGTGCATTTTGGTTTTTTTGAAGGATAATGGAGTTGCGCATGATTTTTGGATTGATTGATAGGTTCTTCTTGTGAAATTGGCACAAGTGTGGTTCACGAGGGGCTTCGCAGATCATGGACCAGGTAAAGCCCGGTGAAGTCCTTCGTGAAAAGGATGTTGGGTACTGTGTTGAAGGTATTTTTGCAAAGTGAATCCCCATGACACCCTTCACAGGATATGGAGGGTTGTACGAGCCGTGCAAAGTATCCATGAGTTCTTGACCATGTGTCGAGAGTTGTTGGAGATAGTAGGGTTAGCTGAGACTCATGGAGTTCGTTATACTACCCTACAGTTGCGTGGACCagccagagagtggtggagagtaTATACGAGTTCCAGACCAGTTGGGTCACTCCAGATGACTTAggatgagtttgctagtgccttttatgaccgTTTCATCCCCTGGAGTGTGAAGGAAGAGAGCCGATTacggtttgagaatttgaggcagGAAGGACTTACAGTTGCTGAATATGAGACTCGTTTCTACCAGTTGTCCAGACATGCTATGGCTGTCCTTCCTGATGAGACAGAGCGGATTCGCAGATTTGTGCGAGGACTGAACTATACTATTCGTACAGCAGTTTTTCGACCGGCCCGAGAGGGCGCTTCTTTCCAGTCCATTGTGGGTGCTGCCAAGGAGGcggagttgatggagagagaggagttgggggaccccaagagggtccgtgcttctggtcagttttcgggtacctcatctggaggtagagggtcctatagaggaGGTGGTTCCTTTCAGCGTAGAGGACCAGTTCATGCATCTATGCCAGCTTCTGAGGATGGTCAGATACCTCGTGGGTCCTACAGTACAGGTCAGAGTTACCAGGGGTCACAACAGAGGCCGATGAGCCGGGGTAGTTATACAAGTTCTGCAGGTTCATCGCAGAGGTTTTCGCACGGGAGAGTATGTTATATTTGTGGTGATCCAGATCATCTTTCATGGCAGTGTTCATCTCAGGGTCGAGGAGGAACCCAGCCTAGTTCTTCAGTTTCAGTTAGAGGACTAGCGCCGCCGGtcagaggtcgaggtagagcccAGACTAGTAGAGATGGTCGCACTCCTGGTAGGGGTGCTAGTGGTGCTATAGTCCCTCAGggaggaggtagaggtgttgggCAGGTCGGAGGTGGTAGGGGAGCTCAATGTTATGCTTTTCCAGGGAGACCTGAGGCTGAGGCTTCCAACGCCGTTATCACAGGTATTGTCCCAGTCTGTcatcgacctgcatctgta
Proteins encoded in this window:
- the LOC129877397 gene encoding uncharacterized protein LOC129877397; this encodes MEREELGDPKRVRASGQFSGTSSGGRGSYRGGGSFQRRGPVHASMPASEDGQIPRGSYSTGQSYQGSQQRPMSRGSYTSSAGSSQRFSHGRVCYICGDPDHLSWQCSSQGRGGTQPSSSVSVRGLAPPVRGRGRAQTSRDGRTPGRGASGAIVPQGGGRGVGQVGGGRGAQCYAFPGRPEAEASNAVITVELGPDLTFEEEPIAILDRQVRKLRTKEIASVKVQWKHRSVGEATWETEADMRAKYPHLF